Within Sardina pilchardus chromosome 21, fSarPil1.1, whole genome shotgun sequence, the genomic segment tctctctgtttccatTCTCCTTCCATTATTCTGTTCCTTCAGGATCAGGATAGTCTACTTTGTGTTACTCCACACTTACCTCAGGAATGGAGGTGAGTACAAAAGATGgacatatgtgtttgtttctttttattactctctctctctctctgtctctttctctattttgctctttcattctctctctctatctcgcttcTTGTCtacttttctgtctttctatctgttTGTCTCCTTTTTCATGTTTCCCTCATCacatccttcttcttcttcctcctacctccctccatccctctattcCCTgtcccatcttcctcctccctccatccgtcTATTCCCTGTCccatcttcctctttcctccatccctctattcCCTgtcccatcttcctcctccctccatccctctattcCCTGTCccatcttcctctttcctccatccctctattcCCTgtcccatcttcctcctccctccatccctctattcCCTGTCCCATCTGTCTTCAGTCCTCTGTGTTCtcgtctctctcctgtcctcctcataGCCTcccctcacgtgtgtgtgtgtgtgtgtgtgtgtgtgtttgtcatctgTTCTACCCTCCCATCACCAGAGGACCTGAAGGAGTTGATGAGGAAGGGAGTGTTTGAGTCCATGTTTTGCCTGCATGAGGTAGGTTTACATCCTGCATCATTAACCGTAGCCCCTCTCCTAGTCttcgtgtgtgcgtctgtgttggGATGTcactcagtgtgtttgtgtgtgagtgtgtgtctgtgtgtgttgttagccTGTACTTTCTCTTACCCATCAAGTCCTGTTCATGGTTTCAGCCCAGCAGGTTTTGCGTTTAGTCGTTTGATCTAAAAGTTACCTACCAGAAGATTctatgttttattgtttaatcTGATCTAGTTGCCTGAAGCCGAAGGCCTAGTCACACTGGCAGTACTGTGTTGTTACTGTACCTCATATTTAACAATGTCTATGTAGCAGCACTGACTCATACTctggcagagagaaaaagagaatatGGGCTGTGCTCATGGGTTTACTGtatgtaggtgaacttcaggtCAGTACTGTTGTCAGTGTTTCAGTGGGTGTGGTGCCCTACCATCAGAGTCCAGAGTTTCTCTTGTCTGATAGTGGATCCCAGGCTGATTAAGTCCATAAAGGTGTGTCCTGATGTTTTAAGCAGCAGCACTAGCTGGAGTGGATACTTTAATATGGATTAGTAGCAAGATAACAtctatgttatatgttatgttGTACTTGTAgtgcatttcaaatgtttttttttttttcatcttattTGACCTCTGTCCCCCCctccaacaaacacaaacacacacacacacacacacacacacacacacacacacagaggaaacagcAGAAGGTCTTGAGGCGGAAATGGGCCCGTTGGTCAGCTCTCTTCACGGCCCAGCCCTTTCATGACATCAGGTGAGACTCCCATGCACATAAAGATAGCACCCAGACACCTTTGTTTACGCATGTAGGGTATTTCCCATGCCACTGATGTGTTGATGGGTcaatagggtgtgtgtgtgtgtgtgtgtgtgtgtgtgtgtgtgtgtgtgtgttgtgtgtgtgtgtgtgtgtgtgtgtgtgtgtgtgtgtgtgtgtgtgtgtgtgtgtgtgtgtgtgtgtgtgtgtgtgtgtgtgtgtgtgtgtgtgtgtgtgtgtgtgtgtgtgtgtgttgatctttacatggacacttgttTTAACTCTACAATGTTAAAATATCAACCACTCACTGAGACAATCACAGATCTTGGTTTTCATTGTAAATTAATTGTGCTTGTATTATGTTTGATCGCATTTGCACAAACCTACAGCGTATTTCCATTACTGATTGGATCTGTAATTCCTCCCTTGTGCTgagatccaaataaaagtattaaaatgtgtgtgtgtttgagagagagagagagagagagagagagagagaatattcaagattcaagattctaGACATTTATTTGTCCTTTTTCCGTAAGATTTTCTAGTGAATTAATTCATAAGTCGATGTAATTTTGAGCGATACAAGAAGTGCTAAAacggttttccattcaaaagaacaattctagcgaatcaaaatgatgtcacaagagccctgttaatgcgcatatttctacttcgctagatggttttccatcaacagttgtagcgaatggaacacttctagCGAATTTATCAAAGGTAGCAAATGGTACACCATTGTGAGGTCGACGTCTTTGTATGCGCAAGATAGAATTCAGATTTTAGCGCAgactttgtgaacattctgagcaggcgtcacagtaacttatatcgctacaaaccttttccatcacatttatatcgATTTAACCTCTGGCGAGCGAATTAACTTATCACGACAAAACCGTCGTTAGAGCGATAGAAGTAATTTTCCATCACATGTGTCGCACTAACTTTTGATGCGCATCGTTTTTTAAgcgaattaactttttaatggaaaaagggctatTGAACAGTTGCCTGTGCAACAACATTTTGCCAGCAAGGCCACAAGGGTGCAAAGAGGTCAAAGACTAAAAGTGACCAGTACAAAACAAAGATTATCAAGTCATAAATAGGGCATCATACATAgcacagtaatgtgtgtgcgtgtgcgtgtgcgtgtgcgtgcgtgtgtgcgtgtgtgcgtgtgtgcgcgtgtgcgcgtgtgtgcgtgtgcgtgtgtgtgtgtgtgtgcttgtgtgtgtgtgtgtgtgtgcaatgcatgcatgtgtatatatatttagatGTCCCTGTGTTGTGTGCAGGGTGTACTTTGGGGAGAAGGTGGCGCTGTATTACCTGTGGTTGGGCTGGTACACTTTTCTCCTGGTGCCAGCAGCTGTAGTCGGGGTCATCATCTTCCTGTACGGCATGGCATTCTTCAAAACCAGCCCTCTCATGTGAGtcaagcacgtgtgtgtgtgtgtgtgtgtgtgtgtgtgtgtgtgtgtgtgtgtgtgtgtgtgtgtgtgtgtgtgtgtgtgtgtgtgtgtgtctgtgtgtgtgtctgtgtgtgtgtctgtgtgtgtgtctgtgtgtctgtgtgtgtgtgtgtgtttgtgtgtgtctgtgtgtgtgcgttttttgtgtgttttttgtgcatGGTATGCGTATGTATCCATCTTTGTGTGTAGCCTTTTTGTGTGAttgtccatgtgtgtctgtgttgcagTCGAGAGGTGTGTGATTCAAACATCACCATGTGCCCTCGATGTGATAAAAGATGTGATGTATGGAAGCTCTCAGACACCTGCTCCTATGCAAAGGTGAGGATATGGGACGTTATAGCCACAACAAAgcatgttttttgttgttgttgtttttatttttaagtaCGTTTTGCAAGTTGCTTTGGACCAAAACATTTGTCAAATAATGTTACCATAACCAAAACAGAAACCTGGAAAATACATAACAAAGTGTTAGAGGGGAGGCTGTGAAAAAGCAAGACACACATTCAGTTGAAGGATGCGTACGTATCTGTGGTGTAACTGTACAGGCCAATGTCTCTGCAGGTCAGCCATCTGTTTGACAACGAGGGAACCGTAGCCTTTGCCATGTTTATGGCTATCTGGGGTAAGCCATTCTTTAGGACTAAAGAATTGACTGTTGAAGTTGCATTTTTCGCTTCTTACCATGAGAACTGAAAGCTTAAGTCACCATGGACCAGCAGTGTTgcccaattgggcttcttttgACTTTGTTCGGTGAGGGAAAATAAGCTTTAGGCGGGCCAATAAAACTTGGGGCGTCTTTTTGCCGAAAAGGTTTTTGAACGTGAGTGGGCGGAAATCATGCactcaacccaatctggcaacactgtgaACCAGTTTCATGTTTCTGAGCTCGTGGTTATCAAAAGACTGTTAATCGCACTTGTTCCGAGTCTGGTCTTCAGCCGGCTCAACATTAACTTTTAAAAATGCTTGCCAGCAAgggcaaccaggcatgaggtGTTGGTTGCCAAAGCCAACCAAATCTGGTTGCCACTTCTAACAATTTAGGAGCCATTAAGGGCAACCAGGCATCCATTAATGTCTAGCCCTGTTCTTCAGTGATGTATGCTAGTAACTGGGCATAATGGTGACTAAGTCATTAGTGCTTATGTTTCCCAAACAGCCACTCTGTTCCTAGAGCTGTGGAAAAGACACAGAGCCGCCTACGTCTCCAAGTGGAAGGTGTTCGACTGGTGTGAAGAGGAGGTAAGACCACTGGGATATTATGGGATATTATGGGCATCTTTCACTCCTTTGCAGGGATGCAAAACTTGCAAATGAAGAATTTGCAGCCTTTCTGCAGGGACGCTCTATGAACCCAGTGCAAACTCCACGATCTTCAGAACAATAGACAACTGCTGACTGCCCGAAAACAATGCATTCATCTTATCAGCTCATCTCGGTCTGAGTGATTTGGTGTCATTTCCCTGGAAAaatgagactctctctctctctctctctctctcacacacacacacacacacacacacacacacacacacacacacacacacacacacacacacacacacacacacacacattgtcttgAGCTATGTTACCAAATACTTGATTAAGAGGAttggcaaacacacacccacagagagagagagagagagagaaagtgagaaagagtggCACCAAGCCTGTGTCACCCACACAAGCTGAAACCTTGCATAGATGTTAGagcagatgaggagaggagtgtgctcTGCTCATCCAACCAGTCAGACAGGCTACAGTAGTGTGAGAGCTCAGGGCTAGAGATGAATGACACTAAACCAGGTTTCTGTGTGAAAACTAGGATTAGTGCTAGTAATGACTTAGCACAATTGGCCCCTTTGTTATTGAGCCACTAACATTAGTAGCCACTTAACGCGATTAGCCTGTTTGTTATGGAGaagcttgcgtgtgtgtttgtgttaaggCAGGTATCATAGTGGTGCCCTGTTCAGGCGGGAAAACATATATTTGGATTTTTTGGAATTTTAGTATGGTATCTGAATTTGAGTATTGGTATGAGTTCAGCTGTGTTAGATTACTagttacatgtactgtatgtctgttagATAGGCATCTACGTGTTGGAGTGGTTGTAGTGAGCAGCAATGCATACTATTATGTAGTCTTAAATGCATACTATTATGCAGTTTAAAATTATTATGTAGTCTCAAATGCATACTATTATGCAGTTTTAAATTAATACTATTATGTAGTCTTAAATGCATACTATTATGTAGGCTTAAATGCATACATAAATGCATACTATTATGTAGTCTTAAATGCATACTATTATGTagtcttacagtttttctcaattgtttacacacaatttctggtacttgagacacaattctcataatatgtagctcatgcaccaacctcctgaaccgattatgctgaactataagcacaatttctgctttacactcaaattgcagttctataacacactgttttcaaaacactacacacaattctgtgcattagacacaattttcatgaagaaaatctcttgttttcacaaagaacacactgccattcaaattctaaagctagctgccctaccatgcacactgactcatcagatgggcaaactcctgtcacacagtcttacaattagcaatcagagctttagtattacagtatagtagtacaggcagaggcagagccagatgagtgagagtaagaggaggaggatggggaggccaaggaccgtaatctccgagccattagaacattgcagtgctgcgtatcaatacagtacagtaccggacagtatacagctcaatgagcacagtagtacagtattgcctgtgggctgttgtGTAGGACTGTACAAATAAAGTATGTTTGAAGTATTTGGgcaaagtaatcctactttgtattcctacacagtttacagtattttactatttgtttggcagccgaaagattaccaacacaagggcttctgtctcctgaacaggaaactgaaatcatgagcattgtcctacaaaaaacggcataacattacagcaaatacaaagaaaaataatagaaaacaatgagatatttcaaaatattgatagggtaagcatatcaacttactgtatcagcttatctactgtttgtagtactgtctgtagtgtaacactgaacaaaaaaaggcccaagtcattataatgaatggagaagaagtgttttcaattcaacgcagtgttttacactgagcacatcagtgttcaactggtccttataaatgttgtgatatatgatggtttgtgtgtgtctcttgagaacaaaagagcattttgaggagaaattacattgttttgaaggtaaagtgtcattttgtggagttttgcccattgtgtgtgttgttttggatttgtgtgtagagttctgagaatatgaggcatgttttcagaaaatgtgtgttaacaattgagaaaaactgtaaatgcataCTAGTATGCAGTTTTAAATTAATACTATTATGTAGTTTTAAATGCATACTATTATGGAGTTTTAAATTAATACTATTATGTAGTTTAAAATTAATACTATTATGTAGTCTTTAAAATGTATTGATGGAGTAGTTATACCAGCCTCGACAGGCTCATGCCTAACTTTTGTTGTATCTCGGCTGCATTGAAAAAGAGGGTTGCCCTCAATGTAATCCCGAGAATATTAAATAAAGGTTTCAATCAACCAACGTGTTAGGTTGAATACAAGCTATGCTTAGCACCTGAAAAAGGAGTTACcatgttggcacacacacacaaacacacacacacacacagacacatgcactcttAACGTACAGTAGTACTTCTCAACCTGTAACACACTGccttacaccgtgtcctaattaTCAGCGACTGCGCGACTGTCGCGTTGCGCCAGATAGTTTGTGTCCTCATTGTAtccgttaacattctttaatgaaccttAGTTACGTTGTGAAAAAGTTAACGTCAAGGCGACGCGACTAAAATAAAAATGGACAGAGcgacaaaacagggttgaagaagtcgcgtagcaaagcaacttgtcgcgttcagtcgcatcgcattcagtcaggacattgtgtgtgtgtgtgtgtgtgtgtgtgtgtgtgtgtctccaggagGAACTCATCATGGAGATTGTGAACGACCCCGAGAGCAAACCCAAGGAGTTCCGCCACTCGTACCTGCGCAGCGCCCTGGTTCTGGCACTGTCCACGCTCGTGGTAAACTATTGTAGTTCGTTACGTTTGTTTATCTCTGACTAAAGCCTCATGCTGacttgcatactgtatgtcaactatattgcaagggattacattgtccccggtgCAGTGCAGGGTTTATTTCTAAATCCGGCTGATATATGTTGTTTTGTCGGAGCATAATGTTGGTTTCAGTGAAATATCAAAAATATCTTCCCAACTGTAGCTTTAACGTGAAGGAGGTGGATCTCTGATGTGTGACTGTGCacgtggatgtgtttgtgtattcaatatcggtgtgtgtgtgtgtgtgtgcgtgtgcgtgtgcgtgtgcgcgtgcgtgcgtgcgtgtgtgtgtgtgcattcccagCTGATCGTGATCATCGGGCTGACCCATGGGCTGGTGCTGTTCCGCGTGGTGATGCGGCAGGTGCTGGCGGATCAGGAGGACTGGGAGTTCCTGAAGCAGCACTACAACACCGCCGTCGTCATGATGGCCGCCACCCTCCACTACATCACCATCCAGGTCATGACCCGGGTAAGAGTTCACCACCCCggactgcccacacacacacacacacacacacactccactacatCACCATCCAGATCATGACCCGGGTAAGAGTTCACCACCCCggactgcccacacacacacacacacacactccactacatCACCATCCAGATCATGACCCGGGTAAGAGTTCACCACCCCggactgcccacacacacacacacacacactccactacatCACCATCCAGATCATGACCCGGGTAAGAATTCACCACCCCTTGCCCCTCACCCTTGGTCTGggtctgtgtaggtgtgtatctTATAGGGGcggctgtggcctactggttagggcttctgGCTGGTAACCGAAGGATTGCCAGTTCGATCTCCCGACCAGTAGAAAAAATGTAGCTGGGGGATTGGTTGAGGACTGCTCTCCCATACACGGCtgaagcaaggcacctaacccctcactgctccacgAGCACGGctgtagcaggcagctcactgggttactgtgtgctgtgtgtattttactaattcatggattgggataaatgcagagatcaAAAGAGTGTATACTTAAATACTGTAcaacttaaaggtagggtatggaaatagctttgttggccatttttgcaaaatcacttgaaatcctattcctaacccacttatagccactaagttggaagcactgaaatggaaattaaacacgtcaatcatctgcggaacgggcagggctcgaaaaactccagccaatagaattcctcaccccataccatcatttcacagctcgttcgtcaatctaacgtcttactcctcttcctactccccctccccaccgcgcgcgaccctttcgaaagctggtgaccgcgagtcagtgctgaaacgaaaccaactgcctgctgctgcacgtccatgttcccctcttgttgtatgtgtcacttcatttctatacaaactaactaaggcagcggatacctacggaaactcaatcacccacgcaataaataagctatgtagcaaaaattacattttaccatgacacgaagagtgctgtaaacatgaaatcgaaacttaacagcttggagctacggtggaataggcgaaccaacggggcagcactaaactcggatatttcaggagataatcgccctggtaagaacaaaccagattctgttcaaatatacacgcctatggctactgaaccatatgtactacaaccctttggaggtgaataaagaatgtaattggggaagttgatgtgagtgattgtatggagactagagctcatagtgctgtagacgccaggatggcatttcatttagcctggctcgctctcgcgctgcgcatttgaattgtcgctcgtgcatggagggcgggacttgaggttgtatatgttcaaactctgccgtccgttttgctaattccgtacccaacctttaaaggTATTTATGACTATGAAAGGAAAGCCGAAGGATTTCTTTCATGTTTTTATGACTATCAGTcagtgtcagtcagtcagtcgttCTCGATGATGCCTAGTCCTTCTGTCAGTAGTTGCACTGTTGGTCAGTGGTGGTCATctctgtgacctttgacctcttgtTCATTGTCACAGGTCAACCGGGAGGTGGCCTTCAAGCTGTGTGAGATCGGTAAGTAGTGAGCAGCTGGCTGCTGTATTTGATCCCtcagggtgctttcacaccaacatcttttggtgcgcaccaaacggtccattcgtaccaaaacctcttagttcggttcgtttttgttggtgtgaaagcattaattgcactcgggtgcgcaccaaaaagagaaggtctcggtccgcttgactacgcaccaaaagtcgacctctggtgcggttcctctggtgagaacgcgaactggggtccaaaccatagactgtaggtcaaaatagtgagtcaaaattggcgccgatttctaccggaagataaacattgaggaaAAATCAATCAGGTCAatttttggttcgttttctggtgtgaaagcggacctcactggagtctatatgctacataataacaatttcactgcctgaagcagACCAAATAATCAAACTAGTGATGTGAAAGCGCCCTCAGAGACAGTCCCACTGGTCACGTGGCCTGTGTGAGAAGGTTCTGAGAGCACTCCATTGGTGATTATGAGAATAGGTTTGGTGAGACCAGGCCTCTGAAGTCCAGGAGTGGCTGTTAAAGAGGAACTCTGCAGCggtttctttgctgttttctagttttacgcttgcaggtttctctgtagagcttcccctacagctttagcatgtatattttacaacactactCAATCGGTCAGCCTGTCATTTCATGAGTATGATCGTGAAGCTGCAAAACTTTCTCTGTGTCAGACAGTGCCACCAACCAAGGGTCGCACAAAGCATGTTTTTTCCGCTTACAGGTGCTAGGGGGAagtgagacagccatcattcacacccgaaataagtcaaataaccattccaatgactccgaagctgatcagttaaggcaaattaagctaaaaaaaacttgcttagttcacctttaaagagTGAGTCTGAATGTTGTTGTTCAGTTGGAAGTCGCTTTGGAAGAACAGGTCAgctaaatgaaaaatgaataaatgtgaatataaatattaatatatttttttgtgattttttgttgttgtgcggTATCAGAGAAATGCCGCTCATTTGCGGCCACTGAGAGGAGCTTCACCGTCAAAATGTTCACCTTCCAGTTCTTCACCGCCTTCTCCTCCCTCATATACATCGCATTCTTCCTGGGCAGgtatggactgtgtgtgtgtgtgtgtgtgtgtgtgtgtgtgtgtgtgcgtgcgtgtctgtggtctgtgtgttgtgtgttgtgtgtgtgtggtgaacccCGAAGTGCATGTAAGTGCATGCCTGCTTGTGGTGCTGTGCGGTGCAAATACTTCAGCTGTTTGTTTTAACACAGAAGATACACAAAGCAAAATGCcacagagtgggagaaagagagagagagtgtgtgtttgtttctgtgtgcatgtctgaagGGAGTGAGcggtttgtggttgtgtgtgtgtgtgtgtgtgcgcgtgcgtgcgtgcctgtgtgtgtgtgtgtaacttctCTTCCCATGTGTCCTGGTGCAGGATTAATGGGCATCCAGGGAACTATGTGAGACTAGCGGGAAAATGGAGACTAGAAGAAGTGagtaccccccccacacacacacacacacgcacacacacacacacacacacacacacacacacacacacacacacacacacacacaaacacgtgaaTATCTGCATGCACGTTGAAACATTGTCTCTCTActtttctctcctgctcttttttctctcccgctGTCACTCGCTGTGTTCTGTTGCAGTGCCACCCCAGCGGTTGCTTGACTGACCTCTTCATCCAGATGGCCGTCATCCTGTTGCTCAAACAGACCCTCAACAACATCTTTGAGTTCACCATTCCGTAAGCACTGCCATCacaatcctacacacacacacacattagttagAAGCTGCAGAATATCATGTCCATTATGTtcaaacatctgtgtgtgtgcgtgtagctgAGAGACCATAATCAGAAACTGagtatgtgtccatgtgttcatatgtttgtgtgtgtgtgtgtgtgtgtgtgtgtgtgtgtgtgtgtgtgtgtgtgtgggtgtgtgtgtgggtgtgggtgtgtgtgtgggtgggtgtgtgttgtgtgtgtgtgtgtgtgtgtgtgtgtgtgtgtgtgtgtgtgtgtgtgtgtgtgtgtgtgttgtgtgtgtgtgtgtgtgttgaatgtgtgtgtgtgtgtgtgtgtgtgtgtgtgtgtgtgttgtgtgtgtgtgtgtggtgtgtgtgtgtgtgtgggtgtgtgtgggtgtgtgttgtgtgtgtgtgtgtgtgtgtgtgtgtgtgggttgtgtgtgggtgtgtgttgtgtgtgggtgtgtgtgtgtgtgtgtgtgtgggttgtgtgtgtgtgtgtgtgtgtttagctggtTCCAGCGCTGCTTCAGAAAGGCCACAGCTAAGAAGCTGCAGCGTCGCTGCGGCAACTGCTACAGGAAGGCGTGTCGCCAGGAGGACGGCAAGGTGGAGCCATGTGACACGTGCAAGCTACGTGATTGGATGAAGAACTACCATTTGCATGATGTCAATTCCTTCAGCCTCTTCAATGAGTACCT encodes:
- the ano9b gene encoding anoctamin-9 isoform X3, whose product is MFFRDREEMELRARSKEQDEVCIEPLISALASMSSTVSYDYVLVAHRPGDKEDEVHRKQAAFVEALKRKNMKVAEIEVDDKVFFGVLAPSEVFEKYKYLLKVSDACNWSGEQKDGVPKSTRIRIVYFVLLHTYLRNGEDLKELMRKGVFESMFCLHERKQQKVLRRKWARWSALFTAQPFHDIRVYFGEKVALYYLWLGWYTFLLVPAAVVGVIIFLYGMAFFKTSPLIREVCDSNITMCPRCDKRCDVWKLSDTCSYAKVSHLFDNEGTVAFAMFMAIWATLFLELWKRHRAAYVSKWKVFDWCEEEEELIMEIVNDPESKPKEFRHSYLRSALVLALSTLVLIVIIGLTHGLVLFRVVMRQVLADQEDWEFLKQHYNTAVVMMAATLHYITIQVMTRVNREVAFKLCEIEKCRSFAATERSFTVKMFTFQFFTAFSSLIYIAFFLGRINGHPGNYVRLAGKWRLEECHPSGCLTDLFIQMAVILLLKQTLNNIFEFTIPWFQRCFRKATAKKLQRRCGNCYRKACRQEDGKVEPCDTCKLRDWMKNYHLHDVNSFSLFNEYLEMVMQFSFTTIFVAAFPLAPLLALLNNLFEIRLDAIKMVSLERRLVPKKTNDIGVWTKVLEAIGVLAVIANGLVIGVSSDFIPRLVYRYNYGPCANGTVTDVDCMTGYIKDTLSTAYMSDERVQKDFGFKQMHNATECSYKGYRRNEDYSLTSQYWYILAIRFAFVILFEHVVVLCKFIAAWFIPNSPMRVKNRRLEDKFKRLKEELRNFKEKRKDNCNSTTERFMSYKYDTQV
- the ano9b gene encoding anoctamin-9 isoform X2 encodes the protein MFFRDREEMELRARSKEQDEVCIEPLISALASMSSTVSYDYVLVAHRPGDKEDEVHRKQAAFVEALKRKNMKVAEIEVDDKVFFGVLAPSEVFEKYKYLLKVSDACNWSGEQKDGVPKSTRSDRKPAASLQPHTVPKSTRIRIVYFVLLHTYLRNGEDLKELMRKGVFESMFCLHERKQQKVLRRKWARWSALFTAQPFHDIRVYFGEKVALYYLWLGWYTFLLVPAAVVGVIIFLYGMAFFKTSPLIREVCDSNITMCPRCDKRCDVWKLSDTCSYAKVSHLFDNEGTVAFAMFMAIWATLFLELWKRHRAAYVSKWKVFDWCEEEEELIMEIVNDPESKPKEFRHSYLRSALVLALSTLVLIVIIGLTHGLVLFRVVMRQVLADQEDWEFLKQHYNTAVVMMAATLHYITIQVMTRVNREVAFKLCEIEKCRSFAATERSFTVKMFTFQFFTAFSSLIYIAFFLGRINGHPGNYVRLAGKWRLEECHPSGCLTDLFIQMAVILLLKQTLNNIFEFTIPWFQRCFRKATAKKLQRRCGNCYRKACRQEDGKVEPCDTCKLRDWMKNYHLHDVNSFSLFNEYLEMVMQFSFTTIFVAAFPLAPLLALLNNLFEIRLDAIKMVSLERRLVPKKTNDIGVWTKVLEAIGVLAVIANGLVIGVSSDFIPRLVYRYNYGPCANGTVTDVDCMTGYIKDTLSTAYMSDERVQKDFGFKQMHNATECSYKGYRRNEDYSLTSQYWYILAIRFAFVILFEHVVVLCKFIAAWFIPNSPMRVKNRRLEDKFKRLKEELRFMSYKYDTQV
- the ano9b gene encoding anoctamin-9 isoform X1, coding for MFFRDREEMELRARSKEQDEVCIEPLISALASMSSTVSYDYVLVAHRPGDKEDEVHRKQAAFVEALKRKNMKVAEIEVDDKVFFGVLAPSEVFEKYKYLLKVSDACNWSGEQKDGVPKSTRSDRKPAASLQPHTVPKSTRIRIVYFVLLHTYLRNGEDLKELMRKGVFESMFCLHERKQQKVLRRKWARWSALFTAQPFHDIRVYFGEKVALYYLWLGWYTFLLVPAAVVGVIIFLYGMAFFKTSPLIREVCDSNITMCPRCDKRCDVWKLSDTCSYAKVSHLFDNEGTVAFAMFMAIWATLFLELWKRHRAAYVSKWKVFDWCEEEEELIMEIVNDPESKPKEFRHSYLRSALVLALSTLVLIVIIGLTHGLVLFRVVMRQVLADQEDWEFLKQHYNTAVVMMAATLHYITIQVMTRVNREVAFKLCEIEKCRSFAATERSFTVKMFTFQFFTAFSSLIYIAFFLGRINGHPGNYVRLAGKWRLEECHPSGCLTDLFIQMAVILLLKQTLNNIFEFTIPWFQRCFRKATAKKLQRRCGNCYRKACRQEDGKVEPCDTCKLRDWMKNYHLHDVNSFSLFNEYLEMVMQFSFTTIFVAAFPLAPLLALLNNLFEIRLDAIKMVSLERRLVPKKTNDIGVWTKVLEAIGVLAVIANGLVIGVSSDFIPRLVYRYNYGPCANGTVTDVDCMTGYIKDTLSTAYMSDERVQKDFGFKQMHNATECSYKGYRRNEDYSLTSQYWYILAIRFAFVILFEHVVVLCKFIAAWFIPNSPMRVKNRRLEDKFKRLKEELRNFKEKRKDNCNSTTERFMSYKYDTQV
- the ano9b gene encoding anoctamin-9 isoform X4, whose amino-acid sequence is MRKGVFESMFCLHERKQQKVLRRKWARWSALFTAQPFHDIRVYFGEKVALYYLWLGWYTFLLVPAAVVGVIIFLYGMAFFKTSPLIREVCDSNITMCPRCDKRCDVWKLSDTCSYAKVSHLFDNEGTVAFAMFMAIWATLFLELWKRHRAAYVSKWKVFDWCEEEEELIMEIVNDPESKPKEFRHSYLRSALVLALSTLVLIVIIGLTHGLVLFRVVMRQVLADQEDWEFLKQHYNTAVVMMAATLHYITIQVMTRVNREVAFKLCEIEKCRSFAATERSFTVKMFTFQFFTAFSSLIYIAFFLGRINGHPGNYVRLAGKWRLEECHPSGCLTDLFIQMAVILLLKQTLNNIFEFTIPWFQRCFRKATAKKLQRRCGNCYRKACRQEDGKVEPCDTCKLRDWMKNYHLHDVNSFSLFNEYLEMVMQFSFTTIFVAAFPLAPLLALLNNLFEIRLDAIKMVSLERRLVPKKTNDIGVWTKVLEAIGVLAVIANGLVIGVSSDFIPRLVYRYNYGPCANGTVTDVDCMTGYIKDTLSTAYMSDERVQKDFGFKQMHNATECSYKGYRRNEDYSLTSQYWYILAIRFAFVILFEHVVVLCKFIAAWFIPNSPMRVKNRRLEDKFKRLKEELRNFKEKRKDNCNSTTERFMSYKYDTQV